The following proteins come from a genomic window of Pocillopora verrucosa isolate sample1 chromosome 6, ASM3666991v2, whole genome shotgun sequence:
- the LOC136281925 gene encoding uncharacterized protein — MTISFTTEKKTSLIELCHRTMQSNQITIQDLARLNGKLVSSFPGVAYGPLFYRDLEMAKTEALKLNRGNYDSTMVFSDDMKSELQWWVDNLETATCPISNGNPDIVIDTDASLIGWGAVCNAVTAQGSFTPSDVYYAEGNINVLELLAVKYGLQSFASIIKNRHILVC; from the coding sequence ATGACTATTTCCTTTACAACTGAAAAGAAGACAAGTTTAATAGAACTCTGCCACAGAACTATGCAGAGTAACCAGATTACAATACAAGACCTAGCCAGACTTAATGGGAAATTAGTATCCAGTTTCCCTGGTGTGGCTTATGGCCCTCTTTTCTATCGTGATTTAGAAATGGCCAAAACTGAAGCTCTTAAATTAAACAGAGGCAATTATGATTCAACCATGGTCTTTTCTGATGACATGAAATCAGAATTACAATGGTGGGTTGATAATTTGGAGACAGCTACTTGCCCAATTTCAAATGGCAATCCTGATATAGTGATTGATACCGATGCATCTCTTATTGGCTGGGGGGCTGTTTGTAATGCAGTTACAGCACAGGGTAGTTTTACACCATCAGATGTTTACTATGCGGAGGGAAATATTAATGTGCTTGAACTTTTAGCAGTTAAATATGGGCTCCAATCCTTTGCATCAATTATCAAGAATAGGCATATCTTAGTTTGTTGA
- the LOC136281497 gene encoding uncharacterized protein, whose protein sequence is MSGLLKDFDIPSVASTSQEGQENRTLKVTLLSRGWRSSTDGDLSTINRELAIQLAKHSNVEVSVFLPQCSGEDRNNAASHHVQLVEAEKVIGWNPVDLLFNVPDGHVMDCVIGHGLSLGKHVQLIKKRHHCKWIQVVHTAPEELGMYKSISQCEKLQKSELELCKMADQIITIGPKLADAYKHYLHCSKKEQSVFDLTPSIFSEYLNVERAAEERTTFSVLVIGSGDSCEDFILKGFDVAAQAVAELKDKSYKLKFVGAPRGKEGEIADTLLQHGIGPNQLIIRSFSDSIEVLANLFCEVDLAIMPSKTEGFGVSALEPLSAGLPVLVSGNSGLGKALKKVPLGPQCVVDSEDPKEWAKKIKEVRHKEREVRLLESSLLREKYQEKYSWEGPIRSLVERMYSLIFVEKLDHQEVSCGMTALRLASCRGTYSDGSSLDNDKDIDSSGETMVLDLLSLAANYGSKTDWEETLLHLAARHSRADMAKRLLDYGADANARDRLNRTPLHLAIGADAQGVFQILLRNRTSDLEARMDDGTTPLILAARSDLADPVRHLIKAGVKVNSADNQGKTALHWAALVNSLDVTKELLKNGAKKDAQDEKGQTPLFLGCREGSIQTVGLLLVNCANRKVTNSMDVTPEDIAKQRRHQDIVELLRDWSLGCNLPNVVPAPTSLPEGQNTSMVSIASPLATSPPTVEIPNGSAAAMVQQFHVAHPKATVSRTPGLRPRPSAAGNNDNSNAKRKRKKARPERKYTRL, encoded by the exons ATGTCTGGGCTGTTAAAG GATTTTGACATTCCTAGTGTAGCCTCTACCTCACAAGAAGGCCAAGAAAACAGGACACTGAAAGTCACATTGCTAAGCAGAGGGTGGAGATCATCAACTGATGGAGACTTGTCAACCATCAACAGAGAGCTTGCCATTCAGTTAGCTAAACACTCTAATGTGGAAGTTAGTGTCTTTCTTCCGCAATGCAGTGGTGAAGACAGGAACAATGCAGCAAGTCATCATGTGCAGCTTGTTGAAGCCGAAAAAGTGATTGGTTGGAATCCAGTTGACTTGCTTTTTAATGTCCCAGATGGACATGTCATGGATTGTGTAATAGGACATGGATTAAGTCTTGGCAAACATGTGCAGTTAATTAAAAAACGTCACCACTGCAAATGGATCCAAGTTGTTCACACTGCTCCAGAAGAACTTGGAATGTACAAAAGCATTTCACAATgtgaaaaactgcaaaaatcaGAGTTAGAATTGTGTAAGATGGCTGATCAAATCATAACAATTGGACCCAAGTTGGCAGATGCTTACAAGCACTACCTTCATTGTAGTAAAAAAGAGCAAAGTGTCTTTGATCTCACTCCAAGCATTTTCTCTGAATATTTGAATGTAGAGCGTGCCGCTGAAGAAAGAACAACTTTCAGTGTTCTAGTCATTGGAAGTGGAGACAGCTGTGAAGATTTCATATTGAAAGGTTTTGATGTTGCAGCTCAAGCAGTTGCTGAATTGAAAGATAAGTCCTACAAACTCAAGTTTGTTGGTGCACCAAGAGGAAAAGAAGGTGAAATAGCAGATACGTTGCTTCAACATGGTATTGGTCCTAATCAGCTAATTATCCGCAGTTTCAGTGACAGCATAGAAGTATTAGCTAACTTATTCTGTGAGGTGGATCTTGCCATAATGCCATCCAAGACTGAAGGATTTGGAGTCAGTGCTCTTGAACCTTTATCTGCTGGTTTACctgtacttgtcagtggtaatTCAGGACTTGGAAAGGCTCTAAAGAAGGTACCTTTAGGACCACAATGTGTGGTTGACTCTGAAGATCCAAAAGAGTGGGCCAAGAAAATCAAGGAGGTACGACACAAAGAGAGGGAGGTGCGACTTCTGGAGTCAAGTTTGTTGCGTGAAAAATATCAGGAGAAGTACAGCTGGGAGGGGCCCATTAGAAGTCTTGTGGAGAGGATGTATAGTCTCATATTTG TTGAAAAACTTGATCACCAAGAAGTTTCATGTGGAATGACAGCCCTTCGCTTGGCCTCCTGTCGTGGAACATACAGTGATGGCAGTAGCCTTGATAATGACAAAGACATCGATAGCAGTGGAGAGACCATGGTGTTGGATCTACTATCCCTTGCGGCAAACTATGGCTCTAAGACGGACTGGGAGGAGACGCTGCTTCATCTTGCTGCTCGGCACTCAAGGGCGGATATGGCTAAACGTCTGTTGGACTACGGAGCAGATGCGAACGCACGTGACCGTCTCAACCGTACGCCCCTCCATTTGGCCATCGGAGCTGATGCACAAGGTGTCTTCCAG ATATTGTTACGGAATCGTACCTCGGACCTCGAAGCCCGAATGGACGATGGTACCACCCCTCTTATTCTTGCCGCAAGAAGCGACCTTGCAGACCCGGTGCGACACCTCATCAAAGCCGGAGTCAAGGTTAACAGTGCTGACAATCAAG GGAAAACGGCCTTGCATTGGGCTGCTTTAGTGAACAGCCTTGATGTCACCAAAGAGCTGTTAAAAAATGGCGCAAAGAAAGACGCGCAAGATGAAAAG GGTCAAACTCCGTTGTTCCTGGGTTGTCGTGAAGGCAGCATACAGACCGTAGGACTTCTTTTAGTGAATTGTGCCAACAGGAAAGTTACCAATTCTATGGACGTGACACCTGAGGATATCGCTAAACAAAGACGTCATCAAGACATTGTCGAATTGCTAAGGGATTGGTCACTTGGCTGTAACTTGCCTAATGTAGTTCCAGCCCCTACTTCACTCCCCGAGGGGCAAAATACGTCCATGGTTAGCATAGCATCTCCTCTGGCAACATCGCCACCAACTGTCGAAATTCCGAATGGTAGCGCAGCAGCCATGGTACAACAATTCCATGTGGCGCATCCAAAGGCCACAGTGAGTAGAACGCCTGGGTTGAGACCCAGACCGAGCGCAGCCGGGAATAATGATAACAGTAATGCAAAGAGGAAGCGAAAAAAGGCGCGGCCAGAGAGGAAGTACACCCGTCTGTGA